Proteins encoded in a region of the Pseudomonas sp. PDNC002 genome:
- a CDS encoding class I SAM-dependent methyltransferase, protein MSNAPTSEVLLRQIERFQGRVLLAGLPADALLGDLPQAQGWSWHAGDVKQLEARYAGRCHFGATPPAGTFEAAVLFLPKSRELTDYLLAALASCVPDGELYLVGEKRAGVERASKQLGEFGRASKLDSARHCQLWHTHIEGAPAAPDLHALAQRYELPLADGPLQVITLPGVFSHGRLDRGSALLLEHLDKLPAGHLLDFGCGAGVLGATLKRRYPQSQLTLLDVDAFAVESSRLTLVANGLEGEVIAGDGIDAAPNDLNAIVSNPPFHQGVHTSYAATEHLLRQSARHLVSGGELRLVANSFLKYPPLIEQHLGPCRTLAEADGFRIYSARR, encoded by the coding sequence ATGTCCAACGCCCCCACCAGTGAAGTGCTGTTGCGCCAGATCGAGCGCTTCCAGGGCCGCGTCCTGCTCGCCGGCCTGCCCGCCGACGCCCTGCTCGGCGACCTGCCGCAGGCCCAGGGCTGGAGCTGGCACGCCGGAGACGTCAAACAGCTCGAAGCTCGATATGCCGGCCGCTGCCACTTCGGCGCCACGCCGCCCGCGGGCACGTTCGAAGCCGCCGTGCTGTTCCTGCCCAAGTCCCGCGAACTGACCGACTACCTGCTGGCCGCGCTGGCGAGTTGCGTGCCGGATGGCGAGCTGTACCTGGTCGGTGAGAAACGCGCCGGCGTCGAGCGCGCCAGCAAGCAGCTCGGCGAATTCGGCCGCGCCAGCAAGCTGGACAGCGCCCGCCATTGCCAGCTCTGGCATACACACATCGAAGGCGCCCCGGCCGCTCCCGACCTGCACGCGCTCGCGCAGCGCTATGAACTGCCGCTGGCCGACGGCCCGCTGCAGGTCATCACCCTGCCCGGCGTGTTCAGCCATGGCCGCCTGGATCGTGGCAGCGCCCTGCTACTCGAACACCTGGACAAGCTGCCGGCCGGCCATCTGCTGGACTTCGGCTGTGGCGCCGGCGTACTCGGAGCCACGCTCAAACGACGTTATCCACAGAGCCAGCTGACCCTGCTGGACGTCGACGCTTTCGCGGTCGAAAGCAGCCGCCTGACACTGGTCGCCAACGGACTGGAAGGTGAGGTGATCGCCGGTGACGGCATCGACGCCGCGCCGAACGATCTCAACGCCATCGTCAGCAACCCGCCCTTCCACCAGGGCGTGCACACCAGCTACGCCGCCACCGAACACCTGCTGCGCCAGTCGGCTCGCCATTTGGTGAGCGGCGGCGAACTGCGCCTGGTGGCCAACAGCTTCCTGAAATACCCGCCGCTGATCGAGCAGCACCTGGGCCCCTGCCGCACCCTGGCCGAGGCCGACGGCTTCCGTATCTACAGCGCCCGGCGCTGA
- a CDS encoding methyl-accepting chemotaxis protein, whose protein sequence is MKFKSIQFSVVALAGASVLAVVAALVLYALFAGSRTQALVQERTQALLEQVINERLVALARGQVSQIQRELEYPLTVARDLANTNALMDETDANGQPLLGIGRAGMSNLLRQTVELNPKLLDAFAGWEPNAFAGNDSQYAGLPGYDASGRFMPWWYRKDGSLTVEAMGDTLESQKMQPTGVREGEYYLCPKEKHKPCIIDPAPYEMGGKMVLMSSFNAPIMVKGQFKGTVGVDLSLDFIQDLLKTADSQLYDGAGEMALISTNGRLVAYTKDPAKLGESASSVLDANEVANLGKLTLDQPLTSVDKEHGHIELFLPFTIADSGARWTLMLQLPQEAVLGDLNQLQSDLKSQRDSDTLGMTLVGLLIAAIGLAVIWLVGHGIARPLRQLVGMLDDIAQGEGDLTRRLTSDRADELGSIAKGFNTFLVKLQGMIGQVVTSVQHVSDSSEHTADIAIRTNQGVQKQLAEIELVATAVHEMTATAQDVARNATHAAEAANHADQAAHHGKRIVESSSTAIQALASEIGRAVGVVQSLARDSENINAILVAIRGIAEQTNLLALNAAIEAARAGEQGRGFAVVADEVRNLAQKTQQATEEIQSMIQQLQSGTREVVQVMQQSQDKTEDSVRHAGEAAQALESITQAVSVINDMNTQIASAAEEQSAVAEDINRNVSNIGMVANQVAGGADEASQASAELTKLAEQQRRLVNQFKV, encoded by the coding sequence ATGAAATTCAAGTCGATCCAGTTTTCCGTGGTCGCGCTGGCGGGTGCCAGCGTTCTGGCGGTGGTCGCCGCGCTGGTGCTGTACGCACTGTTCGCCGGCTCGCGGACGCAGGCACTGGTGCAGGAGCGCACCCAGGCGCTGCTCGAACAGGTGATCAATGAGCGCCTTGTCGCCCTGGCGCGCGGGCAGGTCAGCCAGATCCAGCGCGAGCTGGAATACCCGCTCACCGTTGCCCGCGACCTGGCCAACACCAACGCCCTGATGGATGAGACCGATGCCAACGGCCAGCCGCTGCTGGGCATCGGCCGCGCCGGCATGTCCAACCTGCTGCGCCAGACCGTCGAGCTCAATCCCAAGTTGCTCGACGCCTTCGCCGGCTGGGAACCCAACGCCTTCGCCGGCAACGACAGCCAGTACGCCGGACTGCCGGGCTACGACGCCAGCGGCCGCTTCATGCCCTGGTGGTATCGCAAGGATGGCAGCCTCACCGTGGAAGCCATGGGTGACACCCTGGAAAGCCAGAAGATGCAGCCCACCGGCGTACGCGAGGGCGAGTATTACCTGTGCCCGAAAGAGAAGCACAAACCCTGCATCATCGATCCGGCGCCCTACGAGATGGGCGGCAAGATGGTGCTGATGTCCTCGTTCAACGCGCCGATCATGGTCAAGGGCCAGTTCAAGGGCACCGTTGGCGTGGACCTGTCGCTGGACTTCATCCAGGACCTGCTCAAGACCGCCGACAGCCAGCTGTACGACGGGGCTGGCGAGATGGCGCTGATCTCCACCAACGGCCGCCTGGTCGCCTACACCAAGGACCCGGCCAAGCTGGGCGAATCCGCCAGCAGCGTGCTGGACGCCAACGAAGTGGCCAACCTGGGCAAGCTCACCCTCGACCAGCCGCTGACCTCGGTGGACAAGGAGCACGGCCACATCGAACTGTTCCTGCCCTTCACCATCGCCGACTCCGGCGCGCGCTGGACCCTGATGCTGCAATTGCCGCAGGAAGCCGTGCTGGGTGACCTGAACCAGCTGCAGAGCGACCTGAAATCCCAGCGCGACAGCGACACCCTGGGCATGACCCTGGTCGGCCTGCTGATCGCCGCCATTGGCCTCGCCGTGATCTGGCTGGTCGGCCACGGCATCGCCCGCCCGCTGCGCCAACTGGTCGGCATGCTCGACGACATCGCCCAGGGCGAAGGCGACCTGACCCGCCGCCTGACCAGCGACCGCGCCGACGAACTGGGCTCCATCGCCAAAGGCTTCAATACCTTCCTGGTCAAGCTGCAGGGCATGATCGGCCAGGTGGTGACCTCGGTGCAGCACGTCAGCGACTCTTCCGAGCACACCGCCGATATCGCCATCCGCACCAACCAGGGCGTGCAGAAGCAACTGGCGGAGATCGAGCTGGTGGCCACCGCCGTCCACGAGATGACCGCCACTGCCCAGGACGTCGCGCGCAACGCCACCCACGCGGCGGAAGCGGCCAACCACGCCGACCAGGCCGCGCACCACGGCAAGCGCATCGTCGAGAGCAGCTCGACGGCGATCCAGGCGCTGGCCAGCGAGATCGGCCGCGCGGTGGGCGTGGTGCAGTCGCTGGCCCGCGACAGCGAGAACATCAACGCGATCCTGGTGGCCATCCGCGGCATCGCCGAGCAGACCAACCTGCTGGCGCTCAACGCCGCCATCGAGGCCGCCCGCGCTGGCGAACAGGGCCGCGGCTTCGCGGTGGTCGCCGACGAAGTGCGCAACCTGGCGCAGAAGACCCAGCAGGCCACCGAGGAAATCCAGTCGATGATCCAGCAGCTGCAGAGCGGCACCCGCGAAGTGGTGCAGGTGATGCAGCAGAGCCAGGACAAGACCGAGGACAGCGTGCGCCACGCCGGCGAAGCGGCCCAGGCGCTGGAGTCGATCACCCAGGCGGTATCGGTGATCAACGACATGAACACCCAGATCGCCAGCGCCGCCGAGGAACAGAGCGCGGTGGCCGAGGACATCAACCGCAACGTCAGCAACATCGGCATGGTCGCCAACCAGGTGGCCGGCGGCGCGGACGAAGCCTCCCAGGCCAGCGCCGAGCTGACCAAGCTGGCCGAGCAGCAGCGCAGGCTGGTGAATCAGTTCAAGGTGTGA
- a CDS encoding LysE family transporter translates to MYWAEFLTVALIHLLAVASPGPDFAVVVRESVAHGRRAGTWTALGVGSAIFLHVTYSLLGIGLIVSQSIVLFNALKWLAAAYLLYIGIKALRARPADPSAAENVAAPVARTARGAYVAGFVTNGLNPKATLFFLSLFTVVINPHTPLLVQSGYGVYLACATAAWFCLVALLFSQQRVRAGFARMGHWFDRMMGVVLIGLGIKLAFTELR, encoded by the coding sequence ATGTACTGGGCGGAATTTCTCACGGTGGCACTCATTCATCTGCTGGCGGTGGCCAGCCCCGGCCCGGACTTCGCCGTGGTGGTGCGCGAGAGCGTGGCCCACGGCCGCCGCGCCGGCACCTGGACGGCGCTGGGCGTAGGCAGCGCGATCTTCCTCCACGTCACCTATTCGCTGCTGGGCATCGGCCTGATCGTGTCGCAGTCCATCGTGCTGTTCAACGCGCTGAAATGGCTGGCCGCGGCCTATCTGCTGTACATCGGCATCAAGGCCCTGCGGGCGCGGCCGGCTGATCCGTCCGCCGCCGAGAACGTCGCCGCGCCGGTTGCCCGCACGGCGCGGGGCGCCTATGTCGCCGGCTTCGTCACCAATGGCCTGAACCCGAAGGCGACGCTGTTCTTCCTCTCGCTCTTCACCGTGGTGATCAACCCGCACACGCCGTTGCTGGTGCAGTCTGGCTATGGCGTTTACCTGGCATGCGCCACGGCGGCGTGGTTTTGCCTGGTGGCGCTGCTGTTCAGCCAGCAGCGCGTGCGCGCCGGTTTCGCCCGCATGGGCCACTGGTTCGACCGGATGATGGGCGTGGTGCTGATTGGGCTGGGGATCAAGCTGGCATTCACCGAGCTGCGCTGA
- a CDS encoding DUF1835 domain-containing protein: protein MSLHLVCGDGAADALRRAVEAGVLVEKKIRVMPDDLAVGPLADVDSPPCLQRAAFWHELGGDALREREIAIELVTDANWLRSPDVSSVTLWHGDSASEQLLLRRVCALLPANVTLRSVGAGSGQCRSEDRHAIAMLKPIELADALAGSHELNAAERQRLGADWQHALAENAELRLWLDGQLSATGYAHIDRILLDSASESWRPVQSLIGPTMAYVDGLFVSDLLAAWRLREQVAAGMLELRGDDFWKNAEVRLA, encoded by the coding sequence ATGAGCCTGCATCTGGTCTGCGGCGACGGTGCCGCCGATGCCCTGCGCCGAGCGGTGGAGGCCGGCGTGCTGGTCGAGAAAAAGATCCGCGTGATGCCGGACGACCTGGCCGTCGGCCCACTCGCCGACGTGGACTCGCCGCCCTGCCTGCAACGCGCCGCGTTCTGGCATGAGCTGGGCGGCGACGCCCTGCGTGAGCGAGAAATCGCCATCGAGTTGGTCACCGACGCGAACTGGCTGCGCAGCCCCGACGTCAGCTCCGTCACTCTCTGGCACGGCGACAGCGCCAGCGAGCAACTTTTACTGCGCCGCGTCTGCGCGCTGCTGCCGGCCAATGTCACCCTGCGCAGCGTCGGCGCCGGGAGTGGCCAGTGCCGCAGCGAGGACCGCCACGCCATCGCCATGCTCAAACCCATTGAGCTGGCCGACGCGCTGGCTGGCAGCCACGAACTGAACGCCGCCGAGCGCCAGCGCCTGGGCGCGGACTGGCAGCACGCACTGGCCGAGAATGCCGAACTGCGCCTGTGGCTGGACGGCCAACTGAGTGCCACCGGTTACGCGCACATCGACCGCATCCTGCTGGACAGCGCCAGCGAGTCCTGGCGCCCGGTGCAGTCGCTGATCGGTCCAACCATGGCCTACGTCGACGGCCTGTTCGTCAGCGACCTGCTGGCCGCCTGGCGCCTGCGCGAACAAGTCGCGGCGGGCATGCTGGAACTGCGTGGCGACGACTTCTGGAAGAACGCCGAGGTGCGGCTCGCCTAG
- a CDS encoding amino acid permease → MGPKEKPHHLKRSLKPRHLNMIAIGGSIGTGLFVASGSTIATAGPGGALLAYALIGLMVFFLMTSLGELAAYIPDSGSFCTYGSRFIDDGFGFAMGWNYWYNWAVTIAAELVAAQLVMKFWFPEVSGMYWSAGFLGIMFMLNFFSVKGFGESEFWFALIKVVAVVIFIGIGLASIIGIMHGIDSPGFSNFTTGDAPFVGGLQAMIGVAMIAGFSFQGTELIGVAAGESENPQKSIPIAIRQVFWRILMFYILSIFVIGMLIPYTDPNLLKTDSSDISTSPFTLLFERAGLAAAAGVMNAVILSAILSAGNSGMYASTRMLYTMATQGKAPRLFSQVSESGVPRYALYATTLIGALCFLTSFIGDKTVYTWLLNASGMCGFIVWLGIAVSHYRFRKGFVLQGGNLNDLPYRAKWFPFGPLFAFTLCLIITLGQNYQAFVGEHVDWAGLIATYITIPLFLAIWLGYRFKNKTRFIRYEEMDIRPTRE, encoded by the coding sequence ATGGGGCCGAAGGAGAAACCGCATCATCTGAAGCGCTCCCTCAAGCCACGCCACCTGAACATGATCGCCATCGGCGGCTCCATCGGCACCGGGTTGTTCGTCGCCTCCGGCAGCACCATCGCCACCGCCGGCCCCGGCGGTGCGCTGCTGGCCTACGCGCTGATCGGGCTGATGGTGTTCTTCCTGATGACCAGCCTCGGCGAGCTGGCGGCCTATATTCCCGATTCCGGCTCGTTCTGCACTTATGGCAGCCGTTTCATAGACGATGGCTTCGGTTTCGCCATGGGCTGGAACTACTGGTACAACTGGGCGGTGACCATTGCCGCCGAGTTGGTGGCAGCGCAACTGGTGATGAAATTCTGGTTCCCGGAAGTCTCGGGCATGTACTGGAGTGCCGGCTTCCTCGGCATCATGTTCATGCTCAACTTCTTCTCGGTGAAGGGCTTCGGCGAGAGCGAATTCTGGTTCGCGCTGATCAAGGTGGTGGCCGTGGTGATCTTCATCGGCATCGGCCTGGCCAGCATCATCGGCATCATGCACGGCATCGACAGCCCCGGCTTCAGCAACTTCACCACCGGTGACGCGCCCTTCGTCGGCGGCCTGCAGGCGATGATCGGGGTGGCGATGATCGCCGGCTTCTCGTTCCAGGGCACCGAGCTGATCGGCGTCGCCGCGGGCGAATCGGAGAACCCGCAGAAGTCCATTCCCATCGCCATCCGCCAGGTGTTCTGGCGAATCCTGATGTTCTACATCCTGTCGATCTTCGTCATCGGCATGCTGATCCCCTACACCGATCCGAACCTGCTCAAGACCGACAGCAGCGACATCAGCACCTCGCCCTTCACCCTGCTGTTCGAGCGCGCGGGCCTCGCCGCCGCGGCCGGCGTGATGAACGCGGTGATCCTCTCGGCGATCCTCTCGGCCGGTAACTCCGGCATGTACGCCTCGACCCGGATGCTCTACACCATGGCCACCCAGGGCAAGGCGCCACGCCTGTTCAGCCAGGTGTCCGAGAGCGGCGTACCGCGCTACGCCCTGTACGCCACCACGCTGATCGGCGCGCTGTGCTTCCTCACCAGCTTCATCGGCGACAAGACCGTCTACACCTGGCTGCTCAACGCCTCGGGGATGTGCGGCTTCATCGTCTGGCTGGGCATCGCCGTGTCGCACTACCGCTTCCGCAAGGGCTTCGTCCTGCAGGGCGGCAACCTCAACGACCTGCCCTACCGCGCCAAGTGGTTCCCCTTTGGCCCGCTGTTCGCCTTCACCCTCTGCCTGATCATCACCCTGGGGCAGAACTACCAGGCCTTCGTCGGCGAACACGTGGACTGGGCCGGGCTGATCGCCACCTACATCACCATCCCGCTGTTCCTCGCGATCTGGCTGGGCTACCGCTTCAAGAACAAGACCCGCTTCATCCGCTACGAGGAGATGGACATTCGCCCCACCCGCGAATGA
- a CDS encoding TMEM165/GDT1 family protein, which yields MESLFVPTLIVALAEIGDKTQLLALVLAARFRKPWPIIAGIIAATLANHFAAGAVGSWVASFFSEATLSWVLAVSFLAVAGWTLIPDKLDDDEEGSLKKFGPFLTTLIAFFLAEMGDKTQVATVMLAAQYPHFWLVVIGTTLGMLIANVPVVLAGNFAAERLPLNLIRRLAAAAFAILGLAAVWHALKLGGVL from the coding sequence ATGGAATCCCTCTTCGTCCCAACCCTGATCGTTGCCCTCGCGGAAATCGGCGACAAGACGCAACTGCTCGCGCTCGTCCTCGCCGCGCGTTTCCGCAAACCCTGGCCGATCATCGCCGGGATCATCGCCGCCACCCTGGCCAACCACTTCGCCGCCGGTGCCGTCGGCAGCTGGGTCGCCTCGTTCTTCTCCGAAGCCACGCTGAGCTGGGTGCTGGCCGTGTCCTTCCTGGCCGTTGCTGGCTGGACGCTGATTCCGGACAAGCTGGATGACGACGAAGAAGGTTCGCTGAAGAAGTTCGGCCCCTTCCTCACCACCCTGATCGCCTTCTTCCTCGCCGAGATGGGTGACAAGACCCAGGTCGCCACAGTCATGCTGGCCGCCCAGTACCCGCACTTCTGGCTGGTGGTCATCGGCACCACGCTGGGCATGCTGATTGCCAACGTGCCGGTGGTGCTGGCGGGCAACTTCGCTGCCGAGCGCCTGCCGCTCAACTTGATCCGTCGCCTGGCCGCCGCCGCCTTCGCCATCCTCGGCCTGGCCGCCGTGTGGCACGCGCTGAAACTGGGCGGCGTGCTCTGA
- a CDS encoding NAD-dependent epimerase/dehydratase family protein has translation MKIAVLGATGLLGHHAARAIKAAGHQLVLIHRPSSQIQRLAYLEPECRVAELFDHQGMARALSGLDGVIFSAGYYPVRPRRWQEEVASALDLTNHFYAACLQAKVPRILYVGSAFAMPSHPQGLPGHEGLFYEGLPTGKSAYVMCKWALDEQAREQARGGLPVVIGIPGMVLGELDIGPTTGRLITAIGRDEMLHYVPGRRNVIDASEAGRGLLKALEGGRVGERYLLTGHNIEMGELTATIARLLGKPAPTPMPLHRARALATLGRWRYRLTGKMPLLDDTAIEVMAGGQFLDGRKAREELGFESHVPLEDTLERAISWFHANDYL, from the coding sequence GTGAAAATCGCAGTACTCGGAGCCACCGGGCTCCTGGGCCATCATGCCGCCCGTGCGATCAAGGCGGCGGGCCACCAGTTGGTGCTGATCCATCGACCCTCGTCGCAGATCCAGCGCCTCGCCTACCTGGAGCCTGAGTGCCGGGTAGCCGAACTCTTCGATCACCAGGGCATGGCCCGCGCGCTGAGCGGGCTGGACGGGGTGATCTTCAGCGCCGGTTACTACCCGGTGCGGCCGCGCCGCTGGCAGGAGGAAGTCGCCAGCGCACTGGACCTGACCAATCATTTCTACGCCGCCTGCCTGCAGGCGAAGGTGCCGCGGATCCTTTACGTTGGCTCGGCGTTCGCCATGCCTTCGCATCCGCAGGGGCTGCCGGGGCACGAAGGGCTGTTCTACGAGGGCCTGCCCACCGGCAAGAGCGCCTACGTGATGTGCAAATGGGCGCTGGACGAACAGGCCCGCGAGCAGGCCCGTGGTGGCCTGCCGGTGGTCATCGGGATTCCCGGCATGGTGCTGGGCGAGCTGGACATCGGCCCGACCACCGGGCGCCTGATCACCGCCATCGGCCGCGATGAGATGCTGCATTACGTGCCGGGCCGGCGGAACGTCATCGATGCTTCCGAGGCCGGGCGCGGACTGCTCAAGGCACTGGAGGGCGGCCGGGTAGGGGAGCGCTACCTGCTCACCGGACACAACATCGAGATGGGCGAACTGACCGCCACCATCGCGCGGCTGCTGGGCAAGCCAGCGCCAACGCCCATGCCGCTGCACCGTGCCCGCGCGCTGGCGACCCTGGGCCGCTGGCGCTACCGCCTGACCGGCAAGATGCCGCTGCTGGACGACACCGCCATCGAGGTCATGGCCGGCGGGCAGTTCCTCGACGGGCGCAAGGCGCGCGAGGAGTTGGGCTTCGAATCCCATGTGCCGCTGGAGGACACACTGGAGCGGGCCATTTCCTGGTTCCACGCCAACGATTACCTGTAG
- a CDS encoding 2-hydroxyacid dehydrogenase produces MNSPRAVFLDHASLDLGDLDLAPLRAPFGELVLHGRSDTQQVAERLAGAQVAISNKVRIGAEVFEQCPSLKLILVAATGTNNVDLDAARRHGVTVSNCQGYGTPSVAQHTLMLLLALATRLPDYQAAIRAGRWQQAPQFCLLDFPIVELEGKTLGLLGHGELGGAVARLAEAFGMRVLLGALPGRPPRADRLPLDDLLPQVDALTLHCPLTDATRNLIGQRELDLMKPHAFLINTARGGLVDEQALADTLRRGHLGGAAFDVLSVEPPKDGNPLLAGDIPRFILTPHSAWGSREARQRIVDQLSENAAGFFAGEPRRVVAP; encoded by the coding sequence ATGAACAGCCCGCGCGCCGTCTTTCTCGACCATGCCTCCCTCGACCTCGGTGACCTCGATCTTGCACCGCTGCGCGCACCGTTCGGCGAACTGGTCCTGCATGGGCGCAGCGATACGCAGCAGGTGGCCGAACGCCTCGCGGGCGCTCAGGTGGCGATCAGCAACAAGGTGCGTATCGGCGCCGAGGTGTTCGAGCAATGTCCGAGCCTCAAGCTGATCCTGGTGGCCGCCACCGGTACCAACAACGTCGACCTCGACGCCGCGCGCCGACACGGGGTGACCGTGAGCAACTGCCAGGGCTATGGCACCCCGTCGGTGGCCCAGCACACCCTGATGCTGCTGCTCGCCCTGGCCACCCGCCTGCCCGACTACCAGGCGGCGATCCGCGCCGGGCGCTGGCAGCAGGCGCCGCAGTTCTGCCTGCTGGACTTCCCCATCGTCGAACTGGAGGGCAAGACCCTCGGCCTGCTCGGCCACGGCGAGCTGGGCGGCGCGGTGGCGAGGCTGGCCGAAGCCTTCGGCATGCGCGTGCTGCTCGGCGCCCTGCCCGGCCGACCGCCACGGGCTGATCGCCTGCCCCTGGACGACCTGTTGCCGCAGGTAGATGCCCTGACCCTGCACTGCCCGCTGACCGATGCCACGCGCAACCTCATCGGGCAGCGCGAGCTGGACCTGATGAAACCCCACGCCTTCCTGATCAACACCGCCCGTGGTGGCCTGGTCGACGAACAGGCGCTGGCCGATACCCTGCGCCGTGGCCATCTCGGTGGCGCGGCATTCGACGTGCTCAGCGTCGAGCCGCCGAAGGACGGCAACCCACTGCTGGCCGGCGACATCCCGCGCTTCATCCTCACCCCGCACAGCGCCTGGGGCAGCCGTGAGGCCCGGCAGCGCATCGTCGACCAGTTGAGCGAAAACGCCGCCGGCTTCTTTGCCGGCGAGCCGCGCCGGGTGGTGGCGCCATGA
- a CDS encoding M48 family metallopeptidase, with product MPSVFRVAGLAAALLLTACQQVNTTSGGVVGVERKQTMFSMLSSAQVDQMYAQSYQQTLSEASQAGKLDATSADAKRVKAIADRLIPQTGAFRPDAPSWKWEVNVIKSDELNANCGPGGKIIVYTGLIDKLKLTDDELAAVMGHEIAHALREHGREAMSRAYAEQVGLGLGGQLLGLGQTSVDLAHQVVEYSLTLPNSRQNENEADLIGLELAARAGYNPNAALTLWQKMGQAGGDAPPEILSTHPADSTRMANLQAAIPKVMPLYEQSKTR from the coding sequence ATGCCCAGCGTTTTTCGTGTAGCAGGCCTCGCCGCAGCCCTGCTGCTGACCGCTTGCCAGCAAGTGAACACCACCAGTGGCGGTGTCGTTGGCGTCGAGCGCAAGCAGACCATGTTCAGCATGCTGTCCAGCGCGCAGGTCGACCAAATGTACGCGCAGTCCTACCAGCAGACCCTCAGTGAAGCGTCCCAGGCCGGCAAGCTGGACGCCACCAGTGCCGACGCCAAGCGCGTGAAGGCCATCGCTGACCGGCTGATTCCGCAGACCGGCGCCTTCCGCCCGGATGCGCCGTCCTGGAAGTGGGAAGTCAACGTCATCAAGAGCGACGAGCTCAACGCCAACTGCGGCCCCGGCGGCAAGATCATCGTCTACACCGGCCTGATCGATAAGCTGAAACTGACCGACGACGAACTTGCCGCGGTGATGGGTCACGAGATTGCCCACGCCCTGCGCGAGCACGGCCGCGAGGCTATGTCCCGCGCCTATGCCGAACAGGTCGGCCTGGGCCTGGGCGGCCAGTTGCTCGGCCTCGGCCAGACCAGCGTCGACCTGGCGCATCAGGTGGTGGAATACAGCCTGACGCTGCCCAACAGCCGGCAGAACGAGAACGAAGCCGACCTGATCGGTCTGGAATTGGCCGCACGCGCCGGCTATAACCCCAACGCTGCGCTGACGCTGTGGCAGAAGATGGGACAGGCCGGAGGCGATGCGCCGCCGGAAATCCTCAGCACCCACCCGGCGGACAGCACGCGGATGGCCAACCTGCAGGCCGCCATCCCGAAGGTCATGCCACTGTACGAGCAATCCAAGACCCGCTGA
- a CDS encoding ketosteroid isomerase-related protein, with product MPEKDLKKIARHHIDLAWNKGHLALVEQLHSPDFIYKSAFTAQPLDNAGYRALVEEIRSGMEDLEVAVEECIREGNKVFTWSTLMGCIVRPVLGYPASDRIVSISAMGFWIFNSQDQLQELCTLFDMESFRAQMGLPNRPFAEKALP from the coding sequence ATGCCGGAAAAGGACCTGAAGAAGATCGCCCGCCATCACATCGACCTCGCCTGGAACAAGGGACACCTGGCGTTGGTCGAGCAACTGCACAGCCCGGACTTCATCTACAAGAGCGCCTTCACCGCCCAGCCGCTGGACAACGCCGGCTACCGGGCGCTGGTGGAGGAGATTCGCAGTGGCATGGAGGACCTGGAAGTGGCCGTGGAGGAGTGCATCCGCGAGGGCAACAAGGTCTTCACCTGGAGCACCCTGATGGGCTGCATCGTTCGCCCGGTGCTGGGCTATCCGGCCAGCGACCGTATTGTCAGCATCTCGGCCATGGGCTTCTGGATATTCAACAGCCAGGACCAGTTGCAGGAATTGTGCACGCTGTTCGACATGGAAAGCTTCCGCGCGCAGATGGGATTGCCCAACCGGCCGTTTGCCGAGAAGGCACTGCCCTGA
- a CDS encoding helix-turn-helix transcriptional regulator has product MHLDLSDDLRLAAVGLDYADGHHVQSHDHPQAQLLYAASGMMRLVTRQGAWVIPPSRAVWIPPGTRHEIHMCGEVHMRTLFIRAEACPDNLTDCCVLAVTPLLREMILRCIRWQAQPGEPGLPLLEQLILLEIATLERLPLALPLPGDRRLKAICKALLKHPEHPHTLEDWGQQVGASSRTLARLFRQELGMSYQEWRQQLRLTEALPRLLAGESVQSVAAALGYTSGRAFSAMFRRLLGENPREYLQALAQLAEIKA; this is encoded by the coding sequence ATGCACCTGGACCTCTCCGACGACCTCCGCCTCGCTGCCGTCGGCCTCGACTACGCCGACGGCCACCACGTGCAATCCCACGATCACCCGCAGGCACAGCTGCTGTATGCCGCCAGCGGGATGATGCGGCTGGTCACCCGCCAGGGCGCCTGGGTCATCCCGCCCAGCCGCGCGGTGTGGATTCCACCGGGCACCCGGCACGAGATCCACATGTGCGGGGAAGTGCACATGCGCACCCTGTTCATCCGCGCCGAAGCCTGCCCGGACAACCTCACGGATTGCTGCGTGCTGGCGGTCACCCCGCTGCTGCGGGAAATGATTCTGCGCTGCATCCGCTGGCAGGCGCAGCCGGGCGAGCCGGGGCTGCCACTGCTGGAGCAGTTGATCCTGCTGGAAATCGCCACCCTGGAGCGGCTGCCGCTGGCCTTGCCGCTCCCTGGCGATCGACGCCTGAAGGCGATCTGCAAGGCGCTGCTCAAGCACCCTGAGCACCCGCACACCCTGGAGGACTGGGGCCAGCAGGTGGGCGCCAGCTCACGCACCCTGGCGCGGCTGTTCCGTCAGGAACTGGGAATGAGCTATCAGGAATGGCGCCAGCAGCTGCGCCTGACCGAAGCCCTGCCGCGCCTGCTGGCCGGCGAGAGCGTGCAGAGCGTGGCGGCGGCGCTGGGCTACACCAGCGGCCGCGCGTTCAGCGCGATGTTCCGCAGGCTATTGGGGGAAAACCCGCGGGAGTACCTGCAGGCATTGGCGCAGTTGGCGGAGATCAAGGCCTGA